GAGAATCGGCCTGTTTCAACTGCTGGCGGACGGATTCCCGGCCCATGGCCTGACCTATCAGTTTAAGCACCTTCAGATACCCCTGGATATTCTCCCCGGCCGAGATCATCAGAACGATCTTGACCGGCTGGCGGTCGTCGCAGACATAACCCGGTATGGGTCTCTTGAGCGATATATAGATGATCACCACCTCGTCGGTGGCCGCTCCGGACCGGGAATGCGGTATGGCGACCCCCTGCCCCAGGGTGGTGGGCGAATCCTGCTCCCGGTGCCACAGGCTTTCCAGGAACGCCTCCCGGTCGAATACGTATCCCTTTTCTACCGCCAGATCGACCGCCTTTTCGAACAATTGCTTCTTGTCCGACACCTCGGCTTCCAGCATTATCAGGTCGCTTTTTAAATAATCGGACAGGTTCGGCTGGCGGTTCTCGGCCAGGGAAACGGCGTAATCTATGGCCTTCTCCAGGTCGTCGGGGAAGCTATCGGCGCCAACGTTCTGGATGATCTCCAGCTCGTGCAGGATCTTCCTGACCTCCGGGCGCATCCCGGATATCAGCACCCTCTTTTTTCTGCCCCTCATTTTCTGGATGATGCTCTCCACCGCCTGGGCCCCGGAGGCGTCCACTATGGAGACCCCCTTCATGTCCAGGATCAGGGTGTCCGGCATGGCATTGGTGATCGCTTTGGAAAAGCTTCGAACCGCACCGAAGAACAGCGGGCCCTCGATCCCGAACACCGATATCTTGTGCCGCTGCATGATCTTTTTGGTATCTTCGGAGATGGATGACAGATCCCGTTCCAAAGCCGGGATGATGCCCAGCTGGCTCACCCGGTTGATGAACAGGAAGGTGGCCATCAGCATGCCTATCAGAACGGCGGAGATCAGATCGGCAAAGACCGTCACCAGCATGGTGGTGACAAAGACCAGGGAATCGGCCAGCGGTGTCTTGGGCAGTATTTTTATCGGCTCCCACTCGAACATGCCGACGGCCGCCATCATCAGCACCCCGCTGAGGGCCGCCAGCGGTATCCTGGCGGCAACGGGAGCCAGGGACAGGATAACAACCACCAGGATCAGCCCGCAGATCACTCCGGACAGCTTGGTCTTTCCCCCGGAACGGATGTTGATCATGGTCCGGACTATGGCTCCGGTGCCGGCTATCCCGCCGAACAGGGCGGCCGCCGAATTGCCGATGCCCTGCCCCACCAGCTCCCGGTTGCTGTTATGCTCGGTGTTGGTGACGCTGTCCACCACCACGCTGGCCAGCAGGGTCTCCAGGTACCCCAGCATGGCGATGGCGAACCCGGCCGGGATGGCCCGGTGCCAGCTGGCCCAGCTGGCGTTGGGCCAGGCGGGAAGCTGCAGGACGTTGGGAATGCTGCCGACGATTCCGATGGCCGGCGATCTTATAAAAGCCAAGCTTTTCCAGTCGAAGCTGTACAAAAAGGCCCCGATCCGGTCCCCCAGGAAAAAGGTGATCAATGACCCGAACAAAAGGCCCAGAAACAGTTTGGGAAGCGATCGGTTGATCAAAGGGACGATTATTATGAATGCTATGGTGATCAGGGCCACCAGCGGGGCGCTGAAAAAGGTTTTCAACTGCTGGCTGAAGATCAGGATGGCGATGCCGTTGGTGAAGCCGGAGATCACCGGCTGGGGGATGAAGCTGACGAACTTGCCCAGCTTGAACAGTCCCATGGCTATCTGCAGGATCCCGGCGATCAGGCAGGCCAGCAGCAGGGCGTTGATGTCGTGGAACTGCACGAATATCTGGGTCAGGATCACCGTCATCCCGCCGGTGGGCCCGGTGATCTGCTGCGGCGTGCCGCCGAACAGCGAGGCGAATATTCCGGTGAACACCGCACCGTAAAGCCCGGCCACCGCCCCGCTGGGATCGCCGTTGGTGGCCAGGATGCCGAACCCCAGGGCCAGCGGCAGGGCCACTATGGCCGAGGTCAGCCCCCCGGAGAGATCGCCCTTAAAGCTGGTAAGGTCAAATTTTAGATAGTCCTTGAAATCGAATTCCCGGAAATACTCCGCCGGGTCGAATTTTTTAGCCAATGCCTGGAGCCTCATGGGATGACGCCTTTCTTAATCAAAAAGTTTATGTAGGGACAGCCCGGCCTTCAGATAGGCCCTCTGAATGAAGGACGGATCATAATGTTTACCGAAATAATAATATAACGATCGGCGGTGCTCCTCGGCCATTTTTCGTTTTTCCTGTTCGGTGCTCTTCCCCCAGTAATGGATCAGCTCGGCCCGCGGCACCACCCAGCTCTCCCAGCCCTTCAGATGTGCCCGGTAGCACAGGTCGGTATCCTCCAGGTACATGAATATATTTTCGTCGAACGGACCGACATCGTCAAGCATCTCCCTGCGCATTATCATGCAGACCCCGCCCAGGGCCTCCACTCTGCGGGGCTGGTCCAGAGAGATGTCCTGCTGCAGGTATTTTTTAGAACCCGGGTTGTCCGCCCAGAGTGACGATAAAGGGGATTTTCGGGCAAAAAGAATATTGCCGTAAGTGGGAAATCTTCGGAATGTCGGCTGAAGAGTCCCATCTTCATTCAGAACCTTGGGGCCGGCCAGTCCCGCCTTCGGGGTGTGATCCATGAATTCTATCAAAGATTGAAACAGGCCCTTTCTTATGACCGTATCGGGATTGAGGATCATCAGGTAACGCCCGGAGGAAACAGCCATCCCCTGATTGCAGGCCCGCCCAAAACCGCGATTATCGGGGTTCTTGATCAATTTGACATCGGGGAAACCTGCCGATATTGCTTCAGCGCTGCCGTCGCTGGAGGCGTTGTCCACAACGATCAGTTCCAGCCCCTTGTCCGGCCAGGGCCACTGGGAGCGGACCGATTGCAGGCACTGTTTCAGCAGCTCCCGGACGTTCCGGTTGACTATTATTACGCTCAGTTCGATCATTTTCATCCCTAAAGAAAATAGAGACGAATGTTTCCGTCTCTAAAATATTGTCTAAAAGCTGTGCTGGTTATAAGCGGCCCAACAGGCGAATCAGCTGCAGGCGCCATACCATCCAGACCGCCTCGTAGATGATCTTCCGGGACATCTTGGACTGCCCCACTTTGCGCTCCTCGAAGATGATGGGCACCTCCACCACCTTGAATTTCTTGTAATAGGCGTTGAAATGCATCTCTATCTGGAAGGCATAACCGTTGGATTTTATCCGGTCCAGGTTGATGGCCTCCAGCACCCGGCGGCGGTAGCATTTGAATCCGCTGGTCAGGTCCCGCACCGGCACCCCGGTAATGATCCGGGCGTATATGTTGGCGAAGTAGGACAGCAGCAGCCTCTTAAGGGGCCAGTTGACCACGTTCACCCCGTTCAGGTAGCGGGAGCCGATCACCAGATCGTATTCCTTGATCTTCTCCAGGAAGACCGCCAGGGTCTTGGGCGGGTGGGAGAAGTCGGCGTCCATCTCGCAGACCAGATCGCATTTGTGCTCCAGCGCCCACTTGAAACCGGTGACGTAGGCGGTGCCCAGGCCCATCTTGCCCGGCCGGTGGATCGCCTGGACCCTGGGGTTTCGGGCCGCGATATCATCGACGATCTGGCCGGTGCCGTCCGGCGAATTGTCGTCAATGATCAGCACGCTGATGATCGGATCGATCGACAATATCTGCTCGATGATCGGGGTGATGTTACCTTTTTCGTTGTAGGTCGGAATGATCACCAGACAATTCATTTCTTTCTCCCAATGATCGCCAATGCTGTTATCCCGGAAAGGATCATTATAGCAGAAATTATGCTGATTGTTAACCCTAATATGAAATATTTCGAATGGTATTTGAATTCAATCCGGTGCCTTCCCGCCGGGACCGGGACCGCCCGAAAGGTGTAATTGGCCCGGAAAACCCTGGCCGGAGACCCGTCGATGAAGGCCTGCCAGGCCGGGTAGTGGTTGTCGCTGAAGACCAGGATGCCGGGCTTGTCGGCCTCGGCGGTCATCAGCACTTGATTGGGCTGGTAGGAATCGATGACCACCTGGCCGGCCACATTTTCCGAGGGAATAAAATCAGCCGGATCCTCCTCCAATATGACCGATTTCGAGGGGTCGAAATCCGGTTGTTTCATCCGGTCCAGAATGCCGTCGCCCTGGGCAATATTTTCATAACGACCCACTATCCAGGCCCGGGGGAGGACGGCCTGATTTTTGAATATCTTCACCCGTCCGTTATAACAGGAATCGGCCAGCACGAAGCTGGGATGGTTCACCGGCTGCTGCATCAGCAGATATTTTACGTTGAGGATGTTGAGAAATGCCGGCGCCTGGAAGAGATTGTGGAAGTCGGGAAGCAGCCTTTTGGGATCGGTGCCCACGAATTCGCCGTACCGTTTCAGGGGGTTGGGATGCTCCCCCCCCACCGTCTGCACCCCGAACAGCGAGAGGTAGTTGCCCTGCTGGTGAACCTGCAGGGGCCAGGTCCGGTGGATGCCGGCGTCTTTCTCCAGGGTCCGGACCACCTCATCCTTGGCGAAATATTCCTCCGGCCCGGCTACGATCTTGATGAATTTGGCATCAACCCGCCATAGCTCGAGGAAGATCAACAACGCAATTGCAATTGACCACCACCTGAAGGGCAGTCGTTTTCTGGTCAGCAGCACCGTAAGGATGGCGCCGGCAGCCAGGAAGGCGTAGGCGATCCAGAAGCCCCCGACCATCTCGGGAAAGCCCTGCCACAGGGCCTGGGCGCCCCATCCCTTGGCGGCAAATGCGGAGAGCAGGGAGGTCATTCCATCCTTGGCCGCAGAGAACATGATGCCGAAAAGCAACACCATTCCCAGGGCGACCAACAGCCCATTATGCATTTTCTCCTTATACTCCCCGTTAATCAGGGACTGAATGCCCATTGCCATCAGGACCACGGTGGCAAAGGAAAACACATTGAATATCATGGCCGGACTGCGGAATTTGGCCATGCCCGGTACAAGATAATAGATCAGGTAATACAGCGGAGTGAATCCGCCAAAAGCAACAATTAAGGCAAAGCCCCCCAGGCCCAGGAAGAATATCTTCAATTTCTTTCTTCTGCTGTATAACAATCCCAGCAGGGCCAGCAAGAACGGAATGACCCCGAGGAATTCGGTATGAAGTTTAAGGTCCCTCCTGCCCCAATACCAATGGGTCGGTCCCTGCTCGGAGTTCTTGTCTATCATGCCGGAGAACTCCGGCCAGACGATATTGACTATCTCCTCCGGCGGCATGGAATATGAGGTGGCGAATTGGTATCCCTTGTCCTGTCCCCGGGGGGAGAATTTCAGGTAATGGTTCAAGGGAATGGCCTGCACGGCATACAGGGAAAAACCAAAACCAAGGATTATCGCACCCCTGATCAGGCCGGACGATAAAACTTTTTTCAACGGCAGGCCGTTCTGGTGCCTGGAGTACAATCTTGCCACAGCAAAGAAGAACCCGGTGATCAGCAGGTAATAGGTCATCTGGACGTGGGGGGAAAGCAGTGCCAAACCTATCACCAGCGCCGAGCATAGCGACCACAGCAGCCATTTCTTCCAGACATCCGACTCTATCGATCTGTAGATGAACAGCAGCAGCCAGGGCAGCAGACTGGATACGATGATCTTCCCGTCGTGGCCGGCATATATCAGGCTGACCATGGCCCCGGTGAACATATAGGCGATGCCGGACAGGAATGAGGCCGTGCCGGAGAACCTGAGGCTGCGCAGGAATAGGTAGGTCCCGAACCCGGCCAGGCAGACATGGATGAAATAGTTCCAGGCTGTCATCTGATGGGCCGGCATAAAAAATCTTAAAATCAGCGACGTTGGATAAAAAAGATCTCCCGCCACAGCATCCACATAAGGCAAGCCACCAAAAACATCGGGGTACCATAGCGGAAATTGGTGCAAATTGTTTATGACATGAGCGGCAAAACTACGGCTCATAAAAGCACCGGCTACGAAATCGGTGCCAAAAACCATAAAATTGGATAAAAGACCCTTGCCGAACAGTACTCCGGCAAATATTGTCATTATCAATAATGCCGTCCAGGGTTTATCAAATATATCGCTATAATGAATGTCTTTGGGTGTTTCTTTTATAGCGTCTTTTAATTGTTTTTTCTTCATAGTGGTTTACTTTATTATTGTTTTCTAAATTTCAATCCAATAAGAGCCATAATTATCTCGAACAGGGTCATCCACAATCTTGCCAGAGCGGAAAGAATAATAGCAATCGGTAGCGGCATATAAAACTTAGAAAGAACCGTCAAGGCCCCTTCCCGTACGCCAAGCCCTCCAGGCGCAATAAAGCTTAAGAAACCCACCGCCCAAGAACCGTTGTATATGCCGATGATATCGGGAAGCAACCGATACTCGATGCTATAGAAAGATCGTATCAACAAGAAGAACGCGCCTCCCTGAATGATAGCGGATATGGCGAACAAGCAAAAAGCCTTGAAAAGGTGGGCTTGTTTTATTTCAAGCTTGATCTCCTTTTTCAAGAACCTGCTGGCCAGCCATTTTAAAGAGATTGGCAAAAGTGGTGAAAAAAACACTGCCAGGGCAAAAGGGATCGGAATCAGCAGATACCATATCCAAAAAGGCAGGCCGTGTTTTATTAGAAACGGCAAGCTGAAGCAAAAGGCGGTCAGAGAACCTAATAACAGGGCCGTCATTTCCAAGATCATTGCCGTACCGCTGATCTTCTCTGAAATCCCTTCGGCTTTGCATAAATAAACCCTTCCACCTATCGACCAGATGTGCCCTGGTATATATTTTGCCAAATAAGAGCCGGTTATAACCCACCAGGACTTGCGAAATCCCATACCGCCGCCCAGAGCCTTTAAGATATGCTGCCAGGCTATTACCGAGCAGAAAAAGGAGCCGGCCAGCCCGACAAAAGAAAGAAGGACAAGAATATAGTTAAGTTTTATTTTATCAAAAGGGATATCATTCCAAGTAAAATATAGTTTCCGACTCAGGTAAATTATGATTATTGAGACCAAAAGCAAGCCTATTGCTTTTGACAGAAATCTTAATGTCTTTTTTTCTATTAACATCATACGTCGTACAATTATTTACTTGATCTCGGCTCAGCCACGACCAGTATATCATAACAAAACCCCGGGCGTTTGGAAAAATATCTTTGCAGGGCTCTGATTGGAATAAAGCCCAGCTTCCCTCTAACATGGATGATGTTGAAATATTTGTCACAGATCTCCATCAGTTCCGTCAGAGATAATTCCGTATAATGTGTCGGATCAGGGGACTTCCCGCCGAACCAGGACCAAAGCTGGACGACATACTTATAAACCACCTTATTGGGCGTTGTCAGGACCAGCCGTCCGTTGGGCTTAAGAATCCTGATGAATTCTCTTAACGCCTCCTCCTGGGCCTGTTTGTTTGGCAGATGCTCCAGGACCTCAACGAATAATATCGTATCAAAAGAATTATCCTTAAATGGCAGGACCAATGCGTCACATTCAGCCAGCCTTCGATTGATCGATTTTATTTTTTTTAATCTTGTATGCGACAGGTCCGCTGAAATGACGTTTAAGCCTTTTTTAATTAAGGGAATGCTAAATGCTCCATCACCGCTGCCCAGATCAAGGATATCACCGGCAGCATAAGATAGAATATCTCCAACCCAGTCTGAATACTTCGAAGCATTATATTCCCTGGATTGTGCTTCGCTTTCTATCAACTCTTTTCTTGCATCAACGGACATATTCACCTAATATCATAATCGTTTGCAATAATATCATAATACAACAACTTACGTCAATAAAAAAGGCATGCCGCAAAAGCATGCCTTTTTCACTCATAACTGACCTTATTTTATGAATGGTATTGTTTTTGTGTATGTTTTATTGGCAATGCTCATTCTGCAAATATAAATTCCCGCAGATACTTTGTTTTGCCCAGCGTTTATCCCCTCCCATTTTATTGCATGGCTACCGGCTGGTTTAACTTCATCACATATTAATTTTATCAACCGCCCCGTGATATTATAAATGGCAATTTTGACTTTTTGGCTGCTATTAAGATTGTATTTTATATTTGCTCCTTTAAAATTGGGCAGCAAATTAAATTCTATCCTGTCATTATTGTTGTTAAATAAACCTGAGATACCCGAAGCCAAGGTGTAATCTATCGACACTTCTTCTATAACCGGTGATTCAAAATATTTATTTGCAGTGGATGTCAGCTTATATTGTACATATTTGGAATTAGGAATGCTGGTCTTGGCTCCCTTTGCAGCAACATCCATCCACATCGACCAGCTTCCGTCTTCCGGATCGGTTGTATTCCCGGATCTTAGTGAAACTGACAAACCGGTGCTGTCTGGTGCTTGGGCTGTCCAATTTACACTTCCCCATTCATAAATATTCAGGCCGTCACCGAATACCGAAGACCCGTATATCTCGGTATCGCCTTTATTGTGAACATTGCCATTATCTTTTGTGGAAATATGGCCATAGGAAGAAGGAAGGGAATCGTAACTTAGATACCCTGTTTTAGAAACACCGTGAAAAATGTAACTCCATCCCCCGTAACTGTTGGTGATCAAAACGTCATTGACGCTATTATTTGATATTTTTCCCACCAGTGCGCCATGGGCCCCGTTGGTGGGAAGTTCGGTTCGAGAGGTAAAATTTGGCCCCCAATAAACATATGAATTGATCTTGTGCGACACATCGTTATACCAATTGGCAAAGATTATATCGTTATCGCCATCCCGGTCAAGATCTACGATCGTGTTCCCAATGGCAGAATGGGTTTCAAGCTCTTTTCGCGGCCTGGTTTTAAATCCTGTGGCACTTCCCCAATAAATATAAGAATTGATATTGTAGGTTGATCCATTATGGTGATTACTGAATACTATGTCGAGCCAGCCGTCCTTGTCAACATCACCGATAGAAACACAGTATGTGCCGTATGTTTCCAGCGAGTCCTTGGAATTATTATTATAAAATATGGAATCCTGTATTTTCTGGCCATAATAGATGTACGACGGAATACTGAATGTAAACCCACCTGCTGGGGGGTAACTACCCTGTTTATTTGGAACCACAATATCCAAAATGCCATCTTTATTCAAATCTGCCACAGCTATATCAGATGAACTAAAACCGCCAAGGGTTGTTCTGTTAAAACTCCGCCGGTTGTGTTTATTGCCCCAAAATATATACACCTCCGTGTTATACATGCTCGAAACCAGAAGATCAAGCGCACCGTCATGATTCAAATCAGCCAGGCAGTTGCCGTGCCCGCCAGAGGTCTGAAGCAACGTTGTGTCGCCGTTTGTAAAACCATTCTTACTTCCCCAGTAAATTGTAGAAAAGCTCCCGTAAAAATTACTTATCAATATATCAAGATTGCCATCCCTGTCAATGTCGTCAATGGAATTTCCCGTTGAACCATTGGATGGAAGATATTGGCAGCTATCGCTGGAATAGGTCCAGTCATGTTTTCCCCAATAGATGTAAGTACTGGAACCCTCAAGGTTACAGATCACCAGATCCGCCCTTCCATCCTTATTGAGGTCATAAAGAGCACCCGGGGCAGT
The nucleotide sequence above comes from Candidatus Edwardsbacteria bacterium RifOxyA12_full_54_48. Encoded proteins:
- a CDS encoding dolichyl-phosphate beta-D-mannosyltransferase — encoded protein: MNCLVIIPTYNEKGNITPIIEQILSIDPIISVLIIDDNSPDGTGQIVDDIAARNPRVQAIHRPGKMGLGTAYVTGFKWALEHKCDLVCEMDADFSHPPKTLAVFLEKIKEYDLVIGSRYLNGVNVVNWPLKRLLLSYFANIYARIITGVPVRDLTSGFKCYRRRVLEAINLDRIKSNGYAFQIEMHFNAYYKKFKVVEVPIIFEERKVGQSKMSRKIIYEAVWMVWRLQLIRLLGRL